One Mycobacteroides salmoniphilum DNA segment encodes these proteins:
- a CDS encoding L-aspartate oxidase, with the protein MTLPAGTTWSADADVVVVGAGVAGLAAALAAHRHGRKVVVLSKIGATATHFAQGGIAVVLPDTDDSVQAHVRDTLIAGGGLCDVDAVQSIVSDGYRAVRDLVADGARFDETRSGQWALTREGGHSTRRIIHAGGDATGAEVQRALDHAAAMLDIRRSHVVHDVLIGPDGVGGVVVGNGDGLGVIRTGAVVLATGGLGHLYSATTNPEGSTGDGMALALRAGVPVADIEFIQFHPTMLHAPRATGCRPLISEAVRGEGAILVDARGDSVTSGVHPMGDLAPRDVVAGAIARRLRETGDQCVYLDARTIDNFARRFPTITAACLAAGIDPTAQLIPVVPGAHYSCGGVVTDPYGQTEVVGLFAAGEVARTGMHGANRLASNSLLEGLVVGRRAGEAAAKVADRSAVAGEHHHAQPRLDRRRLQAAMSRWASVLRDADGLTTLDDELRSCAAVPTSTPREVEDAALTLTAAAVVAAASARTESRGCHARADWPGTDPDFAISLPVRRDADGCEVALPSGVPC; encoded by the coding sequence ATGACACTGCCGGCGGGAACCACCTGGAGTGCTGATGCAGATGTGGTTGTCGTCGGTGCGGGTGTAGCCGGATTGGCGGCTGCGCTCGCGGCACACCGCCACGGCCGAAAGGTCGTGGTACTCAGCAAGATCGGTGCTACTGCCACGCATTTCGCCCAGGGCGGTATCGCGGTTGTGCTGCCCGACACCGACGATTCGGTCCAGGCGCATGTCCGTGACACCCTGATCGCCGGCGGCGGTCTGTGCGATGTCGATGCGGTGCAGTCGATCGTGTCGGACGGTTACCGCGCGGTGCGCGATCTGGTGGCCGACGGTGCCCGATTCGACGAAACACGTTCCGGACAATGGGCATTGACACGCGAAGGCGGGCACAGCACCCGCCGGATCATCCACGCGGGCGGCGATGCCACCGGTGCGGAAGTGCAGCGGGCGCTCGATCACGCCGCGGCAATGCTCGACATCCGGCGCAGCCATGTGGTGCACGACGTCCTCATCGGGCCGGATGGCGTGGGTGGTGTGGTCGTCGGAAACGGTGACGGCTTGGGCGTGATCCGTACTGGGGCGGTGGTTCTTGCTACCGGTGGCCTCGGACATCTGTATTCGGCCACCACCAATCCAGAGGGATCAACCGGAGACGGGATGGCACTGGCCTTGCGTGCGGGTGTGCCGGTGGCAGATATCGAGTTCATCCAGTTTCATCCGACCATGCTGCATGCTCCGCGGGCCACCGGATGCCGGCCGCTCATCAGTGAGGCGGTCCGCGGCGAGGGAGCCATTCTTGTTGATGCGCGCGGGGATTCGGTGACGTCCGGGGTCCACCCCATGGGCGATCTGGCCCCACGCGATGTGGTGGCCGGGGCGATCGCCCGCAGGCTGCGCGAGACCGGAGATCAGTGCGTTTATCTCGACGCGCGTACGATCGACAACTTCGCGCGCAGATTTCCCACCATCACAGCCGCGTGCCTGGCGGCGGGTATCGATCCGACGGCTCAGCTCATCCCGGTAGTACCGGGGGCGCACTACAGCTGTGGCGGTGTCGTCACCGATCCCTACGGCCAGACGGAGGTCGTAGGTTTGTTCGCCGCGGGTGAGGTCGCGCGTACCGGGATGCACGGGGCAAACCGGCTGGCCTCCAATAGCCTATTGGAGGGCCTCGTGGTGGGCAGGCGTGCGGGGGAGGCCGCCGCGAAGGTGGCCGATCGGTCGGCCGTTGCCGGCGAGCATCACCATGCACAACCGCGTCTCGACCGTCGACGGCTGCAGGCGGCGATGAGCCGTTGGGCGTCTGTACTGCGTGACGCCGATGGGCTCACAACGCTTGATGACGAGTTGCGGTCGTGCGCTGCGGTACCGACGTCGACTCCACGCGAGGTGGAAGACGCCGCGCTGACGCTCACCGCCGCCGCCGTGGTCGCGGCGGCCTCGGCGCGTACCGAATCCCGTGGCTGTCATGCCCGCGCTGATTGGCCCGGCACCGATCCCGATTTCGCCATCAGTCTTCCGGTGCGCCGGGACGCCGACGGATGCGAGGTTGCGCTACCGTCTGGGGTGCCATGTTGA
- the nadA gene encoding quinolinate synthase NadA gives MTAADVVLDGVIDGPGGYTGVEGDARWAEQVRRLAKQRGATLLAHNYQLPAIQDVADHVGDSLALSRIAAEAPEDTIVFCGVHFMAETAKILSPDKTVLIPDQRAGCSLADSITADDLREWKAEFPDAVVVSYVNTTAAVKALTDICCTSSNAVEVVASIDPDREVLFCPDQFLGAHVKRVTGRQNLQIWAGECHVHAGINGEELAGQARAHPDAELFVHPECGCATSALYLAGEGAVPDDRVKILSTGGMLDAARETRAREVLVATEVGMLHQLRKAAPDVNFLAVNDRASCTYMKMITPAAMLRCLVEGRDEVHVDLETARLARRSVQRMIEIGQPGGGE, from the coding sequence ATGACGGCAGCTGACGTAGTACTTGACGGCGTGATCGACGGCCCCGGTGGATACACCGGCGTGGAGGGCGATGCCCGCTGGGCCGAGCAGGTACGCCGGCTGGCCAAGCAGCGCGGCGCCACACTGCTCGCGCATAACTATCAGCTTCCGGCGATCCAGGACGTGGCGGACCATGTCGGCGACTCGCTGGCGCTCTCCCGCATCGCCGCCGAGGCGCCCGAGGACACCATCGTGTTCTGCGGTGTTCACTTCATGGCCGAGACGGCCAAGATTCTCAGCCCGGACAAGACGGTGCTCATTCCTGATCAGCGCGCCGGGTGCTCGCTGGCCGACTCCATCACCGCCGACGATCTGCGGGAATGGAAGGCCGAATTTCCCGACGCCGTAGTGGTCTCGTACGTCAACACCACCGCGGCTGTGAAGGCGCTCACCGATATCTGCTGCACCTCTTCGAACGCCGTCGAGGTCGTTGCGTCGATCGACCCGGACCGCGAGGTGCTGTTTTGCCCGGACCAGTTCCTCGGTGCACATGTCAAGCGGGTGACGGGCCGTCAGAACTTGCAGATCTGGGCCGGTGAGTGCCACGTGCACGCCGGAATCAACGGTGAGGAACTTGCCGGGCAGGCACGTGCGCACCCGGATGCCGAGCTGTTCGTGCACCCCGAATGCGGTTGCGCGACATCGGCGCTGTACCTCGCCGGTGAGGGGGCCGTACCCGACGACCGGGTGAAAATCCTCTCGACAGGCGGAATGCTCGACGCGGCCCGCGAAACGCGCGCACGGGAGGTCCTGGTGGCCACCGAGGTCGGCATGCTGCACCAGCTGCGTAAGGCGGCACCCGACGTGAATTTCCTGGCGGTCAACGACCGGGCCTCGTGCACATACATGAAGATGATTACCCCTGCGGCGATGTTGCGCTGCCTCGTGGAGGGCCGCGATGAAGTGCATGTGGACCTGGAAACCGCGCGGCTGGCGCGGCGAAGTGTGCAGCGGATGATCGAGATCGGACAGCCCGGCGGCGGAGAATGA
- a CDS encoding NUDIX hydrolase — MVHTSTEHEVLAVVFQVRHFSDTATSADGPASTPELAVLLWQRALEPHRGAWALPGGQVRADEDLPSSIRRQLAEKVDVRELAHLEQLAVFSAPRRVPGPRTIASTFLGLVPFPATPELPADTQWHRVSNLPAMAFDHHVMVAHAHTRLVAKMSYTNIGFALAPQQFTLSTLRDIYCATLGYPVDATNLQRVLVRRGVLTPTGTTVRSGRSGGRPAALYRFTDDRYRVTDEFAALRPPG; from the coding sequence ATGGTCCATACTAGCACCGAGCACGAGGTGTTAGCCGTGGTGTTCCAAGTACGTCACTTCAGCGACACCGCAACCAGCGCAGACGGTCCTGCGTCCACACCCGAACTCGCCGTGCTGCTGTGGCAGCGCGCACTCGAGCCACACCGTGGCGCCTGGGCGCTCCCTGGCGGCCAGGTCCGCGCCGATGAGGACCTCCCCTCTTCTATCCGCCGACAGCTTGCCGAAAAGGTCGACGTGCGTGAGCTGGCACACCTCGAACAGCTGGCCGTGTTTTCTGCACCGAGGCGTGTTCCCGGTCCGCGCACCATCGCCTCGACGTTCCTCGGGCTCGTCCCCTTCCCCGCCACCCCCGAGCTTCCCGCCGATACCCAGTGGCACCGCGTGAGCAACCTGCCCGCGATGGCCTTCGACCACCACGTGATGGTCGCGCACGCGCACACCCGCCTGGTAGCCAAAATGTCCTACACGAACATCGGATTCGCCTTGGCTCCACAGCAATTCACGCTCTCAACACTCCGTGACATCTACTGCGCGACTTTGGGATATCCCGTCGATGCCACCAACCTGCAACGCGTGCTGGTGCGGCGTGGAGTGCTCACGCCGACCGGAACCACCGTGCGATCCGGCCGCAGCGGTGGCCGTCCCGCGGCGCTCTACCGATTCACCGATGACCGCTATCGGGTCACCGATGAGTTTGCTGCGCTACGCCCGCCCGGCTGA
- a CDS encoding lipase family protein, whose protein sequence is MAPHDLAISDDVKWIGEPTHQGIERGARPLLPTEDPFYLPPLGFEHATPGTVLRTRDVDMAFLGVIPQRFTATQLLYRSNDLNRRADAAVTTVLTPVGTDPAATVPIVSYQCAIDAVTDRCFPSYALRRGAHALGSFAQFELLLIAALLARGWAVSIPDHEGVDGIWGAPEEPGYRTLDGLRAALNCDRLGLSRRAPIGLWGYSGGGLATAWTAEVSADYAPELTIAGAVLGSPVGDLGHTFRRLNGGLFAALPGLVVAALSHVYPGLERVIEEHATPQGKEFLGRLEDMPTLRAIVAMAFKDMDDLVDQPLDQLLETPEVQHVFDSIKLGKTVPTPPVLIVQAVHDQIISTSCIDELADTYRAGGAHVTYHRDLLNEHLLLHPMSAPMSIAWLGARFSGEALPTVPRRTSWPLAFKPSTYVGLLKLGWVSAKVMGGRPL, encoded by the coding sequence ATGGCACCCCACGACCTGGCGATATCCGATGACGTCAAGTGGATCGGCGAACCGACTCATCAGGGCATAGAGCGCGGCGCTCGCCCGCTGCTGCCCACCGAGGATCCCTTTTACCTCCCGCCTCTCGGATTCGAACACGCCACACCGGGCACCGTGCTGCGCACCCGAGATGTCGACATGGCGTTCCTGGGCGTGATCCCCCAGCGATTTACCGCGACGCAGCTGCTGTACCGCAGCAACGACCTCAATCGGCGCGCCGATGCCGCGGTCACCACGGTGCTCACTCCCGTCGGCACCGACCCAGCGGCAACCGTCCCCATCGTGTCGTACCAATGCGCCATCGACGCCGTCACGGACCGCTGCTTTCCCTCCTACGCCCTACGCCGGGGCGCACACGCGCTCGGGTCCTTCGCGCAGTTCGAACTGCTCCTGATCGCGGCGCTCCTTGCCCGGGGCTGGGCGGTGTCCATACCCGACCACGAAGGCGTCGACGGGATCTGGGGAGCCCCGGAGGAGCCCGGATATCGGACCCTCGATGGACTTCGGGCGGCCCTGAACTGCGACAGGCTGGGGCTGTCCCGGCGCGCACCCATCGGACTGTGGGGTTACTCCGGCGGAGGCCTCGCCACTGCCTGGACGGCGGAGGTCAGTGCGGACTATGCACCCGAACTCACCATCGCCGGCGCGGTGCTCGGGTCCCCCGTAGGCGACCTGGGGCACACCTTCCGGCGACTCAACGGCGGGCTGTTCGCAGCCCTACCCGGCCTCGTCGTCGCCGCCCTGTCGCATGTGTACCCCGGCCTGGAGCGCGTGATCGAGGAACACGCGACACCCCAGGGCAAAGAATTCCTCGGGCGGCTCGAAGACATGCCGACCTTGCGGGCCATCGTCGCCATGGCCTTCAAGGACATGGATGATCTGGTGGACCAGCCGCTGGACCAGCTCCTCGAGACACCCGAGGTGCAACATGTTTTCGACAGCATCAAACTCGGTAAGACGGTCCCCACCCCGCCCGTCCTCATCGTGCAGGCCGTGCACGACCAGATCATTTCGACCTCATGCATCGACGAACTGGCCGATACCTACCGTGCCGGTGGCGCCCACGTCACTTATCACCGCGATCTGCTCAACGAGCACCTGCTGCTGCACCCCATGTCCGCACCCATGTCGATAGCGTGGCTGGGCGCACGGTTCAGCGGTGAGGCACTGCCGACGGTGCCGCGCCGTACGAGCTGGCCGCTGGCGTTCAAGCCCTCGACCTACGTCGGTCTACTGAAGCTCGGCTGGGTGAGCGCCAAGGTTATGGGCGGACGTCCTCTTTAA
- a CDS encoding TetR/AcrR family transcriptional regulator — protein MVPEAPGATNTRERIQAVARELFAEHGLRNTSLQDIAAQLAITKPALYYHFSSRDDLVRSIVQPMADDLEAFLATSGARDPRQLLEDYFDVLWSHRVVMGIIVRDLATMGQFELGEWMIEWRRKLIALLAGPKPSGGQMIRATVAVGGLSDCTIEYADRAHRQVKRAAVDAALAALNS, from the coding sequence ATGGTCCCCGAGGCGCCCGGCGCAACGAACACCAGGGAGCGCATCCAGGCCGTCGCGCGCGAGCTGTTCGCCGAGCATGGGCTGCGCAACACCAGCCTGCAGGACATCGCGGCCCAGCTGGCAATCACCAAACCCGCTCTTTACTATCACTTTTCGTCGCGAGATGACCTGGTGCGCAGCATCGTGCAGCCGATGGCGGACGATCTGGAGGCATTCCTGGCCACCAGCGGCGCGCGGGACCCACGCCAACTACTCGAGGACTACTTCGACGTGTTGTGGTCGCACCGCGTTGTCATGGGCATCATCGTGCGTGATCTGGCCACCATGGGGCAGTTCGAACTGGGCGAATGGATGATCGAATGGCGGCGCAAGCTGATCGCATTGCTCGCGGGCCCGAAACCGTCGGGGGGGCAGATGATCCGGGCGACCGTGGCGGTCGGCGGCTTATCGGACTGCACCATCGAATACGCGGACCGGGCGCACAGACAGGTCAAGAGGGCAGCGGTGGACGCCGCCCTTGCCGCACTGAACAGCTGA
- a CDS encoding FAD-dependent monooxygenase, whose amino-acid sequence MRVLVSGASVAGPTLAYWLARYGFDVTVVERSPAPRKSGGHAVDLFKPAMDIVEKMGVLDRIEAHKVSTDVLSIHREGKPGLVDLAEALIFSAVSQRHVEIMRDDLSEILYDASAPTAEYIFGDSITTLTEDDTAVHVTFEQGPEHQFDLVIGADGLHSNVRGLVFGPESGYSHWLGEYLAVASIPNYLDLTDRALMFPRVDRMAGIYSAAQLPDARAFFLFRPPERLDYHHRDIPRQKELLRDAYADFGWEVPRMLAEVDATNAFYMDSITQLRMNTWSKGRITLVGDAGYCPGPAVGGSTSLAVVGAYVLAGEIATAAGDHTRAYPACEAALGEYVRRSRQLALTASDTLVPKSRVGLWTLVHGARILGHLPSPLAHLASRLVAARALNIHDTFAIRDYQGLVRP is encoded by the coding sequence ATGCGAGTGCTCGTTTCGGGAGCCAGCGTCGCGGGCCCCACACTGGCCTATTGGCTTGCGCGCTATGGATTTGACGTCACAGTGGTCGAACGCTCGCCGGCTCCACGTAAATCGGGGGGGCATGCCGTTGACCTGTTCAAGCCCGCGATGGACATCGTCGAGAAGATGGGCGTTCTCGACCGGATCGAGGCGCACAAGGTGAGCACCGACGTCCTCTCGATCCACCGCGAGGGCAAGCCTGGTCTGGTGGACCTCGCCGAGGCGCTGATCTTCTCGGCCGTGTCACAGCGCCACGTCGAGATCATGCGTGACGATCTCAGCGAGATCCTCTACGACGCCAGCGCCCCCACCGCGGAGTACATCTTCGGAGACTCGATCACGACGCTCACTGAAGACGACACCGCGGTGCACGTCACCTTCGAGCAGGGCCCGGAGCACCAGTTCGACCTCGTCATCGGCGCCGACGGATTGCACTCGAATGTTCGTGGTCTGGTGTTCGGTCCCGAGTCCGGCTATTCGCATTGGCTGGGCGAGTACCTCGCCGTCGCATCGATACCCAACTACCTCGATCTGACCGACCGCGCGCTCATGTTCCCCAGAGTCGACCGCATGGCCGGTATATACAGCGCCGCGCAGCTCCCGGATGCGCGGGCGTTCTTCCTTTTTCGTCCCCCGGAGCGACTTGACTACCACCACCGGGACATCCCGCGGCAAAAGGAACTCTTGCGCGATGCCTACGCCGACTTCGGCTGGGAGGTCCCCCGCATGCTCGCCGAGGTCGACGCGACCAACGCCTTCTACATGGACTCCATCACCCAGCTGCGGATGAACACCTGGTCGAAGGGCCGGATAACACTCGTCGGCGACGCGGGATACTGTCCCGGCCCGGCCGTGGGCGGAAGCACCAGCCTTGCGGTGGTTGGGGCATACGTGCTTGCCGGGGAAATCGCGACCGCCGCAGGTGATCACACCCGCGCCTACCCGGCCTGCGAGGCGGCCCTGGGCGAGTACGTGCGCCGCAGCCGTCAACTGGCTCTCACCGCATCGGACACCCTGGTGCCCAAGAGTCGTGTCGGCCTATGGACTCTTGTTCACGGCGCACGAATCCTCGGTCATTTGCCGTCACCACTGGCACACCTTGCCTCGCGGCTGGTCGCGGCACGCGCACTGAATATCCACGACACCTTCGCCATCCGCGACTACCAGGGACTCGTCCGCCCCTAG
- a CDS encoding LysR family transcriptional regulator produces the protein MDQWTSQLAPQLRALVELSAHDGHMTQAALALDIPQSSMSRRIHALQTALGVPLLIHDGRTVRLTPEARRLAARAREPLAELDRTLAELTGDADPEHGTVRFGFPLTMGSGHIPDLLAAFRHRYPGIRVLLKQAHGTQLGAELMTGHLDLAVVIPAPERLHHTPIGIQQIQVAVPAAHRLAAAAELRLDELAGETFIANPPSYNLRQLTETWCREAGYTPNIAIEVTEFGTIRELISRGLGIALLPHDDRTPPGICEIPLAGRGRHRSIALAWGTTTRAAPTRRLNDFLLQHFSPTAVNSGETRDA, from the coding sequence ATGGATCAATGGACATCCCAGCTGGCACCCCAGCTGCGGGCCCTGGTAGAGCTGTCCGCCCATGACGGACACATGACGCAGGCCGCCCTCGCGCTGGACATTCCGCAGTCATCGATGAGTCGACGGATCCACGCGTTGCAGACCGCTCTGGGCGTGCCGCTGCTCATCCACGACGGTAGGACGGTGCGGCTGACTCCTGAGGCGCGCCGTCTCGCCGCCCGCGCGCGTGAACCCCTCGCGGAGCTCGACCGCACTCTCGCCGAGCTCACCGGAGACGCAGACCCAGAGCACGGCACGGTGCGTTTCGGATTCCCGCTCACCATGGGATCGGGTCATATCCCAGATCTGCTCGCCGCCTTCCGGCATCGGTACCCGGGCATCCGGGTACTCCTCAAGCAGGCGCACGGAACACAACTCGGCGCAGAGTTGATGACAGGGCATCTCGACCTTGCCGTCGTGATTCCCGCACCAGAGCGTCTGCACCACACCCCGATCGGTATTCAACAGATTCAGGTGGCGGTACCCGCGGCCCACCGGCTCGCCGCGGCGGCCGAACTACGTCTAGACGAGCTGGCCGGCGAGACGTTCATCGCCAACCCGCCCAGCTACAACCTCCGGCAACTCACCGAAACATGGTGTCGCGAAGCCGGATACACCCCAAACATCGCCATCGAAGTCACCGAGTTCGGCACGATCCGTGAACTCATCAGCCGCGGCCTCGGCATTGCACTGCTGCCTCATGACGACCGCACCCCGCCCGGTATCTGTGAAATTCCGCTCGCAGGCCGAGGCCGCCACCGTTCCATTGCCCTGGCGTGGGGCACCACCACCCGCGCGGCGCCCACCCGTCGCCTGAATGACTTCTTGCTCCAACACTTCTCGCCGACCGCCGTCAACAGTGGCGAGACGCGCGACGCCTAA
- a CDS encoding malate:quinone oxidoreductase, which yields MTRLPRTPGASHGDADMVLIGGGIMSTTLGSMLSVLEPKWRIVLLERADALAVESSGAWNNAGTGHTGFCELNYMPDPGDAAKSAAIARQFHLSRQWWSYLADNGLLQPDAFIHPAAHMDVVFGQRDVDYLRRRYATLSAEPMFTGMQFTDAPGTIGRWAPLVMRGRTPGEPVAATLHPDGTDIDFGALTGALTRIVTDRGGQVRLAHEVRTLHRSSDGSWAVSGTHPHGHFTIRARSVFVGAGGHALRLLQRAHLPEVRGYAVLPVGAAFLRCGDPAVADQHTTKVYGQAPRGAPPMSVPHLDKRVVHGRPYLMFGPYATFSTKLLKHGRWLDFFTTVRWHNLHVIAAALIQNLALIRYLVAQAVAGPRQRFSQLRRYYPAAEPGDWELVPAGQRAQLITPDRRRVGVLQQGTELVVSADRTIAGLLGASPGASTAVPIMLDALQRCFPEQWRTSWQRTMIGAIPGAGELIWDAATVTSSVRVTARSLGLDEARPSN from the coding sequence ATGACCAGATTGCCACGCACGCCCGGCGCATCCCATGGCGATGCCGACATGGTGCTGATCGGCGGCGGCATCATGTCCACGACCTTGGGCTCGATGCTCTCGGTTCTAGAGCCCAAGTGGCGAATTGTGTTGCTGGAGAGGGCCGATGCGCTCGCCGTCGAGAGCAGCGGTGCCTGGAACAACGCCGGTACCGGGCACACCGGATTCTGCGAGCTCAACTACATGCCAGACCCCGGGGACGCCGCGAAATCTGCGGCGATAGCTCGCCAGTTCCACCTGAGCCGTCAGTGGTGGTCCTACCTCGCCGACAACGGGCTGCTGCAACCCGATGCATTCATTCACCCCGCGGCGCACATGGACGTGGTATTCGGTCAGCGTGATGTCGACTACCTACGCCGTCGATACGCAACGCTGTCCGCAGAGCCGATGTTCACCGGAATGCAGTTCACCGATGCCCCCGGCACCATCGGGCGCTGGGCACCGCTGGTGATGCGCGGCCGCACACCCGGTGAGCCTGTTGCCGCCACCCTGCACCCCGACGGAACCGATATCGATTTCGGCGCCCTCACTGGCGCGCTGACGCGCATCGTCACCGATCGCGGTGGCCAGGTCCGCCTCGCCCATGAGGTGCGCACGCTCCATCGATCCAGCGACGGATCATGGGCAGTAAGCGGGACACATCCCCATGGCCACTTCACCATACGAGCACGCAGCGTGTTCGTCGGTGCCGGCGGGCACGCATTGCGGCTCCTGCAACGCGCGCACCTTCCCGAGGTGCGTGGTTACGCAGTCCTACCCGTAGGCGCAGCCTTCCTGCGGTGCGGGGATCCCGCCGTGGCCGATCAGCACACCACCAAGGTGTACGGGCAAGCTCCCCGGGGCGCCCCACCGATGTCGGTACCGCACCTGGACAAACGCGTGGTTCACGGTCGGCCGTACCTCATGTTCGGACCGTATGCGACCTTCAGCACCAAGCTGCTCAAACATGGCCGGTGGCTCGATTTTTTCACCACAGTGCGGTGGCATAACCTACACGTGATCGCGGCCGCGCTCATCCAAAACCTCGCACTGATCCGATACCTGGTCGCACAGGCGGTAGCCGGTCCGCGACAACGATTTTCGCAGCTGCGCCGGTACTATCCCGCCGCTGAGCCCGGCGATTGGGAACTGGTCCCCGCGGGTCAACGGGCGCAACTCATCACACCCGATCGCCGACGCGTGGGCGTGCTTCAGCAAGGCACCGAGCTCGTGGTCAGCGCCGACCGGACCATCGCGGGACTACTCGGTGCCTCTCCGGGTGCGTCCACCGCGGTCCCGATCATGCTCGACGCCCTTCAACGCTGCTTTCCCGAGCAATGGCGCACCTCATGGCAGAGGACCATGATCGGCGCGATTCCCGGTGCCGGGGAGCTCATCTGGGATGCGGCGACGGTCACCAGCTCCGTGCGGGTCACCGCGCGCTCGCTGGGTCTCGATGAAGCTAGGCCGTCGAACTAG
- a CDS encoding DUF2567 domain-containing protein, with translation MSASEEPLVPMSASEEPLAPITVASSTVDQVAPPRFSHLRAAAIVFGGLAAAGALVGALWSVIAPGVHGAIADTRDNGRVFVHLGNEADNYFIATTMLMGMATVVAVIVSAAVWQWRAHRGPMMMGALTLGALACAAVAAAVGAALVRLRYGVLDIAGAQLDEGHRIKYVVEAPAVFYGHTPAQIAVTLALAPCLAAVTYMFCVVACARDDLDAWPSAKVPMYRAPMTVPPVEGASSTA, from the coding sequence ATGAGCGCCAGCGAAGAGCCATTGGTGCCGATGAGTGCCAGCGAAGAGCCATTGGCGCCCATAACTGTCGCTTCAAGCACCGTGGATCAGGTTGCACCCCCGCGTTTTTCGCATCTTCGCGCGGCCGCGATCGTGTTCGGTGGGCTCGCCGCCGCCGGGGCGTTGGTGGGAGCGTTGTGGAGCGTCATCGCACCGGGTGTGCATGGAGCCATCGCTGATACGCGCGATAACGGCCGGGTATTCGTTCACCTGGGCAATGAGGCCGACAACTACTTCATCGCCACCACCATGCTGATGGGAATGGCGACGGTGGTCGCGGTGATCGTGTCCGCCGCGGTCTGGCAATGGCGGGCGCACCGCGGCCCGATGATGATGGGCGCGCTCACCCTAGGTGCCCTGGCGTGCGCGGCCGTGGCCGCGGCTGTCGGCGCCGCACTGGTCAGGTTGCGTTATGGCGTACTGGATATCGCGGGTGCTCAGCTCGATGAAGGGCATCGCATCAAGTATGTCGTCGAGGCGCCCGCGGTGTTCTACGGTCACACGCCGGCTCAGATCGCGGTCACGCTCGCGCTGGCACCATGTCTAGCGGCGGTCACCTACATGTTCTGTGTAGTGGCCTGTGCCCGTGACGATCTCGATGCCTGGCCGTCGGCCAAGGTCCCCATGTACCGCGCACCCATGACCGTCCCGCCCGTCGAAGGTGCTAGTTCGACGGCCTAG